Proteins from one Natrinema salinisoli genomic window:
- the cbiT gene encoding precorrin-6Y C5,15-methyltransferase (decarboxylating) subunit CbiT — protein sequence MPPIALPHDAKAGPTKSEVRAVVRSKLALEPDDHFAEVGSCTGAITIEAAQRAGRVTALERKPERLETTERNLAANEESVRADVELRNAEAPEGLPDDADALFLGGSRNFEAVLDHAVETEIDRVIMNVSRLEVAGKATEAFRERDLLEEVVQFQVSHGYELAGATSFNSDNPVYMLVGSATPDEETAEDDGERVAADGGSAAQ from the coding sequence ATGCCACCCATCGCGCTTCCACACGATGCGAAGGCCGGACCGACCAAGTCGGAGGTCCGCGCCGTCGTCCGCTCGAAGCTCGCGCTCGAGCCGGACGACCACTTCGCGGAGGTCGGCTCCTGTACCGGAGCCATCACGATCGAGGCCGCACAGCGGGCCGGACGGGTGACCGCTCTCGAGCGGAAACCCGAGCGACTCGAGACGACGGAGCGGAACCTCGCCGCGAACGAGGAGTCGGTACGGGCCGACGTCGAACTGCGAAACGCGGAAGCACCCGAGGGGCTGCCCGACGACGCCGACGCGCTCTTCCTGGGCGGAAGCCGGAACTTCGAGGCGGTACTCGATCACGCCGTCGAGACCGAAATCGACCGCGTGATCATGAACGTCTCGCGGCTCGAGGTCGCCGGGAAGGCGACGGAGGCCTTCCGCGAGCGGGACTTGCTCGAGGAGGTCGTCCAGTTCCAGGTGAGCCACGGCTACGAGCTCGCCGGGGCGACGAGTTTCAACTCGGACAACCCGGTGTACATGCTGGTCGGGAGCGCGACGCCCGACGAGGAGACTGCGGAAGACGACGGCGAGCGA